Genomic DNA from Parambassis ranga chromosome 5, fParRan2.1, whole genome shotgun sequence:
TCCTGCATTAAATGTTGCTAGCAGTGGTGATTTCATACAGGTGGCACACAGATGGGACCCCTCCTGGGAACTGAGCTTGTTAATGAGTCACAGTGGTGAGAAGCGGGCTGATATCATGAACCAGACGGAGCCCTCTGGCAGTGCATCATCGAGGTACTCAGCATGCCCTCCTCCATTATGGCAAGGTGCCCCTCGAGCTGTTGAATCTACGGATTAACCCAAACCTGGCAGCATTTCACTGTGCCACGTGTCAGACCGAGGAAACACTGAAAAAGACTTATTATTTTCTCTCACTGTGGCTGAAAGACAACAAGCAGGCCTAATGAGGGTCCCCATAGAGACTGATGATTATGAGTTTTAATTAATGATGCAGAGTGTGCCGTGAGtcctttttacagtgtttaatTGCTTTGTGGAGTTAGTTATGGGGTTAGTTTGAAAAGTGAGGCCGAGGCCAATATGAAGACCTGACCGATCACATTTCAGAGGTCACACGTAAGTGGGCAAGAATATATTTTAAAGATTAGTGGGTTTAGTCAAGGTCTGCAGGTCTAATACTGGGCTTGACTACTTATCTATCTTTCACTATTTAGAGTCAAATAAGAACTGCTAGAGGAAAGGAGATGAGGTGAGGTGAGGCAGATGGACAGCAGGGTTACTGTCACATGATATTAACACATCCACCTCAGAAGAGAAGTGAGCCTGTCACGCCGTCCTGTGTGTTACTAAGTGGTGGGGGGATTCTGTGTCTTGGCTATCAGGGAGGGAAATCCCCTTCTGCACACTATGAGCCTTATACAACTAACATCTAACTAACACATTCAGATACAGTGTTGGAATATGACGATCCACACATTGAGTAGTACATTTCACATTGACAATGAGTTTATTGAGTTTATTTGTGTAACCATGAGAAAGTGATGTTTGGCACAGTGTTAGCTGTGTTTATGCGTTCTTGCCATGGTAATTGAACACACATGATGGGGGCTGTAAGGAGGAGAGACTGGCTGGTAAGGCCTCATTCACTCTTGTCACGCGTCTCCTATTCAGTAAGgccagtgagagagagagagagagtgggtgtTGAGTTTACTTGCGTGCCTGTGAGGGCAGGctggttgtgtgtgcatgtgcgatAACACACCATTGGCATTCTTCATTTGTAAATAATTGAATCAGGCTATTTTAGTTTTCTCAGAGTGCAGCTGTAATGTGTAGCCACTCTGCTCCTAAGGACCAGTAATTATGGCTGTTAGGGTCTCCTGAAAcaactcagacagattcaaccCACATACACTCATATGTACTGCAATTtcaatatatacataaatacaacAGAAGATAATGGCTTTTGGTGACTATTCCACATCAGATATCGCTACtcaaatttacaaaacagtAATGATGTGACATTTTTCTTTAGGGACAATGTGTTGGATTACTTTACGTGTCCCAATTTACAAAATGCAAACTGAACAAAATGTCCTTTGGTCTGATCATcagtattttatatttatatttttttaatgttctccAGCCCTGTATCTTAAAAGAGTGCGCCGGACTATTTTCATGTCATCACCTGATGCTTGTTGTTTATCCAGCACAGACGCATGCCTCTCTGTTAATAAAAGGATGGCAGCCTGTTCTCCAGACACCGACTACTCTGTCAGGCTTTAATAAACAGAGTGCAGCAAAGTTAATTTGAGAAAcgatccttgttttttttttgtaatacaGCAGCATGCAGTAGaatgtgaataataataaaacctaaaaaaaaaacaaaaaaacaacctggCCATCAGAGAGTGAGCAGCACTTCTAGCTGAAGGTCAAACATCAATAACACTCAGAATTAACCTGGAGTTGattttgctgtgtttctgtgtaacaGTGGATTTCTTCAGCTTATTAGTCAAAGCTTCTGCTGTCCTGCTCCACTGGAAATCGCAGCAATTATTCAAGTCATGATTCATTTTCTGTGATTAAATGTGTACAGGCATGCAGGCTCTGGTTTTCTGTAAAGCACTAGGAGACAATTTGGATTGTACACAAGATGATATAAAAATGAAATTGAAGGGAACTGAAACCTAATCGATCAGAATGCCAGGGTTACACAGATGCTGTAAGACgatgtgaaaaaagacaaagaaatgtCAGTGTTGATCCTGAACAAGAACACTTCTCCTTGATGATATTGTCAGCTCTGTGCACTGCACCTAACCAGTCATGGCTCTAATTTACTGGTTTGGCTGTCACCACTGGTAGTATCCACACAACTAGGATTATCTCCCCACCATCCGCTACCTTGAATATGGCACAGCCCAGGAAGCATATGGCCGCAATCTGCGGCACCCACTCACTGTATGGCCTCCATTTGCTTTTAATTAAACACATGGAGacccacacccacccacacaaacacactcggGTAGAGactaataaagaaaaaagtaatGACGATGTAAAGGAAGATTGTATGTCAAGAGAAATAATATCCACATCCTGAagacagtgtatgtgtgtctcatTACTGTCATTAAGACTCACAGCAACAGTCTGCAGCCATAGTTTGAAGAGTTTCTAAAAGCAAAGGGAAAGTCCACAGTTACAGACCAGCACATCCACAATCTCACATAATACATCTCACATGTTTATGCAGCTGGTTTTGTCATATCATGGTCGACTAAATTAAGTGTCACTGAGTAAACATGAAAACTGGAACACACACCTCAGAAGTTGAGGTTAGGTGAAGTAAACACACTAATGCTCAATTATGTCAAAAGCATTAGAGCTTCAATGCCTCTAATCAAGACATTGGCATTCACACAACATGTCccaaacaagtgtgtgtgtgcgtggatTATGGGGGCTAGCGGTAATAATCCCCTGACCACATGGACGTCAGAAGCAATCCAATTTACAGTATGACACTGCTTAACACCTAGCAATACAACCTGTTATGAGGTAGATGCCAATAATTAACCCACAAATGCATGCCCGCTTCATCCAACACTATTAAACAGCTTTTATTAAGGGATTTAGCCTCATATTAATTTTGCTTCTATTTTCAATAAGAAGTATTACCAaacaaaaaactgtttttgtcattttcggCTGTAGTGTTTCAGATTCTGGATGAATTAAAGTTTGGATTAGAACATCCATCAAGTCAAGGCTCCTGCAGAGGCCAAAGCTGCTAAAGCTTTTTCCAGAAGTGAGCACATTTCTAATTCTTCTTGCTTTCCAGATTGTAAATCTGCCCTGGAAAACTATACTTGAGCCTCTTAAAGAGAAAACTTGATGTAGTTGAGGTAACTATGTCCCGCTTAACAGGACCTCACCTATTGTGCCATTCACATACACCCTGAGGGGGAGCCCATCTCTAGCAGTAAATGGAACAGCGGGGTCCTGAATTTGAATGGTAAAATTTGCAGGACATATAACCCACAGAGCAGGCAATAAAATCTGGACCCAGACATATTTCCATATTTATCCAGATGAGGAAATCACTATAAacaacatcttttttttaaatatactgCTTTGGAAGCCATCTTTAAAAAGGGACATGCTGCTAGGCATCACACAAGTTACTACAGTTCCTCCAGTGAATAGAATATACTATATTAATCCCTTcaggaaggtccctcagggaaatgcAGGAACATCTCAGCCATAGCATGTGAATAGATCTTTAAAAAATACTTAAAGTATCACCAGATTTCAATAACTACATCCCCAGACCTTTGTCAGCCGCTTCTAACTTGTAGAGGCTTATGCAATAAACTACAACTTCAGTGGCATCTGTTTCCAGGACAATGAgcctctgtgtgaatgtgaccACACAATCCAGAGAGGATGACTCTAATCAACCTCTACATCATATTGTCATCCATTCTGTGATGGCAAAAAGTACTGTGTTGGATGCACGGTTTGTCACTCTGAAAAGATGTCGAtcacaaaacacagtgaaataCTCCTTTATTCCAAATGCAGGACCAGGTCAGCCAAATAACACATGCATaagttgtttctttctttttctatgTCTACATTATACATATTTAATACATAAATGATTCTATCcatacaaaatataaaaatatgtgaaGCCTCATTTACAACCATATTTACAATGACCTCCTTAACTTAAGTGAAATTATTAATTCATTCATCTATGTACATGCTATGAACTTAATTCAATAGCACAGTATATAATATATCTAATCACATTGCATAAAAAAGCAAAACTGCACCAAACCGACTATGTTGTGCACCTGTTTGCTGCATGAAAAATAGTTAGGACACCAGTTTTTGTTAATTGTTGTGACTTGATAGAACTGCACATGTACCTGTCAGCCTCTATACTCAGAAGATAATCTgtaacacattaaaatgaacaaacatgcaaacactgTTGCTTTTTTACTGCTTACCAACTGCAATTCATCACTGACTTTCAATTACATGatcatcaacacacaacaccactgAATAAATTGACTAGTTGTTTGGATGTTAGTGTACACTAGCTGAACATGGAGTCATTTATTGTACCAAATGTCAGGATGTTAAGAGATAATGCAGTTCTTGCTTTTTCtacgtttgcgtgtgtgtaacTGCCCGCTACGGTTGGGTCCTCCCATCCCTGTGTTGTTGTACTTGTGGACCAGCTCCTGGTTGCTGAGGTAGCGCATCTGGATGGGCCTGGGGATTGGCTCACCCAAGAAATAACCTTCATCCTCTGATTCAGAGGACGAAGAGCAAGTGGAGCACCAATCATCATCTTCATAATCATCCCAGGAGTACTGGTTCAAACCAGTGCGTCTGCTGGCCCCAGGGTTCTGGAGAGTCAGGTCTGATGTGGTCCTGGGACACTGCCGGAAGGGTTGGGGCTGGTATCTTCCCACTCCTCCAATTCCAAACTGGTCCCTGGCGCTCCTTGGAGGTGGGAAGCGGTCATAATCCTCTCGGACACGCAGCTGTGGTCTTTCTTGAGGTCTTGCCCTTCGCTCTGCCACCAAGTGGAGAGCATTTTCGGAACGAGAACGCCGGGACCTCCGGGAGCGGTGATGGTGATGCCGGCGCCTTTGCGGAGTTTCTTCTGGTTCTTCTATCCTTATACTTGCTCCCCTTCCTCCAACTCCACCCCCCACACCACCCACCCTGCGCTCACTAATGGGTGGCAGACGTGCAGCATTGGCGCTGCTCACCAAACTAATCCTATCCTCCTCCTGGAAAGTGAAACCAGGCGGCAAATGAGTCATTCCCATTCCCACACCCATGCCAGGAGGGTCACAGTACTGCACCTGGTACTGAGAGCACCTGGAGGGGTTCATCTCCATGTAGGACTGACTGGCATTGAGACTCTGAATGGACTCAGAGCTGCGAAACGGCCCGGAGGAGTTGAGGGTGTCCATGTTACTTTTCTCGGACACATTCATCCCAGAGTCTTTGCTCAGGTCTGGCATGGAGAAACGGGAAAGGTGCTCCTGACGCTTCCCTCCGCCATCTGCCGAGTTTCCTGGAGGGAAACGGAGTTAAAATAGGTGAGTTTGCCCTCTCATTTCTCTGTGGCTAGACAAAGCATCTCAATATGCAACAACATGCATACTTAGTACTAAGATGACATATGTCTTATCAAAGGTCTAATTAATTGTACAATAATTACAATATTAACTGTTGCACTACCTACCTGTAGCATTAGACAGAGCCAAGGACTCCATGGATCCTCTTGGGGTCTGTTCAAGTGGGGTCAGCTGCTCTGTGAAATTAAGTGCATTAATCGGGTTCCTGCTCCTTCCCACTTGGGTAGCAGCTGGAGGCCCTGCATCTCTGTCCCTCTGAAAGCCGTGCAAACTAATAGAGCGCTTGTCTGACGAGAAGCCGTTATTGTGCTGAGAGCAATGGGACACCTCAGTGAAGCTCTTTTGGGTCCTCAGTTTGGGTGGGTAGTACTCCTCTGGAGCCTGCTGCTGGAACCAGGTCTCATTCAGAGAGTGGCCTTTCATGGCTGAGATGGGAGGTCTCTTTAAACCTCCGTTCTCTTTGATCCTGTGATCCTGCTGTTGATTATTCTGCAGGTTATAGGAACTCCTAACATTGCACTGGctgaggagctggagaggagtTGGGTTAGCAGCAGGGTCAGAATGGTTATCATAACTATAACCGTCACCTGCTTGTTCTTGGTTCTGCCAGGAGGGAGGCTCACGAGTCAAACTGGGTGTTTGGCTTGAAAGACTCAGAAGATCCATTTGGATAGACAGTGGGTCCACCTCTCCTGAAAATCTCTCAGTCTGcactccaccccctcctcccccactcTTTGCTGTTTTGGAGCTGCGTCTGGACTCTCTAGTGGAACGAGCACTTTGGAAGGCCGAATCGGAGGAGTCTGAACCATTGGGCTCTTCCCCCAGGCTGCAGGAACGTGAGCAAAAGATTTGACCTTGCTTAGGCAAGAAAGGCCGACCCAGCAGAGAGCGTTTACAGCGGGCACAGCAGAAGCAGCCTTCTGTGGCA
This window encodes:
- the prickle2b gene encoding prickle-like protein 2b; translation: MPVEMEKTVTKLMYDFQRNSTSDDDSGCALEEYAWVPPGLKPEQVHQYYSSLPEDKVPYVNSPGEKYRIKQLLHQLPPHDNEVRYCNSLDDEEKRELKLFSNQRKRENLGRGNVRPFPVTMTGAICEQCGGQINGGDIAVFASRAGHSVCWHPACFVCSMCNELLVDLIYFYQDGKIYCGRHHAERLKPRCTACDEIIFADECTEAEGRHWHMKHFCCFECETVLGGQRYIMKEGRPYCCSCFESLYAEYCDSCGEHIGIDQGQMTYDGQHWHATEGCFCCARCKRSLLGRPFLPKQGQIFCSRSCSLGEEPNGSDSSDSAFQSARSTRESRRSSKTAKSGGGGGGVQTERFSGEVDPLSIQMDLLSLSSQTPSLTREPPSWQNQEQAGDGYSYDNHSDPAANPTPLQLLSQCNVRSSYNLQNNQQQDHRIKENGGLKRPPISAMKGHSLNETWFQQQAPEEYYPPKLRTQKSFTEVSHCSQHNNGFSSDKRSISLHGFQRDRDAGPPAATQVGRSRNPINALNFTEQLTPLEQTPRGSMESLALSNATGNSADGGGKRQEHLSRFSMPDLSKDSGMNVSEKSNMDTLNSSGPFRSSESIQSLNASQSYMEMNPSRCSQYQVQYCDPPGMGVGMGMTHLPPGFTFQEEDRISLVSSANAARLPPISERRVGGVGGGVGGRGASIRIEEPEETPQRRRHHHHRSRRSRRSRSENALHLVAERRARPQERPQLRVREDYDRFPPPRSARDQFGIGGVGRYQPQPFRQCPRTTSDLTLQNPGASRRTGLNQYSWDDYEDDDWCSTCSSSSESEDEGYFLGEPIPRPIQMRYLSNQELVHKYNNTGMGGPNRSGQLHTRKRRKSKNCIIS